Within the Marixanthomonas sp. SCSIO 43207 genome, the region TGGATTAATAACGATCCACATTCTCCACCAATCTGGCGAGTCAATGGTCCTTTAATGAACACTACACCATTTTATAATGCATTCAATGTTCGGCCGGGAGACAAGTTGTATTTGCCAAAAGGCGAGAGAATAACTATTTGGTAAATTTAATTCTATAGTCTCTGAAACCAGTTAAAATCAATAACTTTAATAAAGGTTATAAATTATAATGTTCAAAGCGAAATGTTGTTTATATTTCAATATATAGCCACAAGGCATCGTGTGATATGATTGCTGAACATAGATTTGCTATAACAAAATTATAGCAACAAATAGTCAATTTTTAGTACTCTCAATAAATCTGGGAAAAGAAATTCTAAAATTTCGTCGAGTTTAGCTGAAATTAAGTCTGCAGTTTCGTTTAAAAAATCATTTTCTTTTTTTATAGTATATATATTATCATCATTAAATTTAATAAAAAAAGATTTTGTAATTATCTCACCTTTTTGGTAACAGTGTCTTCTACCTAAAATGACGTCTTCATTCTTCACAAATTCGACTTCAAAATATTTTAAAAAAAGTAATATTGTCTTGACGTGATTTAAGGTTGTATTCATTTTGTATATATAAAATATCAGATATTCTATATAATCTCAAAAATCATTAAAGAAATTAATGAAATGTATATTGAAAAAGTTATTTTAGCTTAAAGCTAAAAGAAGTACTTTAGAAAAGTACAAGAATTCTTGATTTACTCATAGAGAAATACCCGCAGAATGTCTAAAAACAATACCTCTCTTAAACAACTAAAATCCTTCCTCAATCAACTCTTTCAGTTCGATTCTCAAGATTTGGATTTTGGTGTTTACAAAATCTTACATTATAAGAAAAAGGAAATTGCCAACTTCATAGACCAACTTTTAGTAGATAAGGTAAAAGCAGAATTGCAAACCCTATCGGCTGATGAGACCAAGCAAGTGCAAGACCAAATTACTGAAATGGAGAAATCTACTTCACTTAAAAAATGGTTAGAAGCTGTTGATAAAAAAGATGAAACTCGTTTAGCCATCTATGAAGAAGACTACAAAGGTGAAATTGCCCAGTACAAAGATCTGAAAGCAAAAGTGACTGACTCATCTGTTTCTATTGAAACTGAGAATCAAATTTACAACCATTTGACATTATTCTTCTCCCGCTACTATGACAAAGGAGACTTTATAAGCAAACGTAGGTTTGGAAAGAACGAAAAATATGTAGTGCCCTACAACGGAGAAGAAACTCACTTTCATTGGGCGAATCAAGACCAATATTATATTAAATCATCAGAAACTTTTAATCAGTATGCGTTTAAAATCCCCTCGCCAGAAGGAGAAATAATTGTAAACTTCAAATTAACGGATGCGCAATTGGAACAAGGGAACGTTAAAGAAAGTGATAAAAATTATTTTATTCTTTCAGAAAAAAAAGCTGAAACTAATAAAGAAGATGCCACTTTTTTCTTTGAATATCGACCACTAACCGACAAGGAAAAAAAGAAGATAAAAGGCAATAGCAAACAAGATACCCTTGATGAAATAGCTTTTGATTTTTTAAAGAAGAAGTTTAGCTCTAATCCGGTATTTGCTAACCTTTGGAAGGAACAAGAAGATAAGCCCCTACTCTTAAAGAAACTCCAGCACTACACACGAAAGAATAAACACGATTTCTTTATTCACAAGAACTTGAAAGGCTTCTTGGAGCGTGAGTTGGATTATTATATCAAGAGTGAATTGGTGAATGTAGACGACCTTTATGTAACCGACACAGACTCACATTTTGACCGACTCAAGCACAACTTGAAAACCATTAAGGTATTCAAATCTATTGCCGATACCATTATTACCTTTGTTAGCCAGATTGAAGACTTCCAAAAAAAGCTGTGGGAGAAAAAGAAGTTTGTGCTGAGTACCGAATGGGTGATTACCATTGATCGCTTGGTGGATTATGTGGGCGAAGAAGCTGCCAAACCCATTTTGGAAGAAGTGATTAAAAATGAGAAGCAAGTTGCTGAGTGGAAAAAGTTATACAATCAAGGAGACATAGGGAAAAGCAAAGAGTATAATAAACTCTCTATTGACACTGTTAATTTTTCTCCCGATTTTAAAGAGCGTCTTCTTTCACTCCTTTCATTGAACATTAACTTAGAAGAATCTTCAAACGGTCTCGTTCTAAATTCAGATAATTTTCATGGAACCAGATTAACAGAAGAAAAACTGTACAGAAGATTAGATGGGCTTTATTTAGATCCACCCTACAACACTAATGCTACAGTAATCATATATAAGAATGGATTTAAAGACAGTTCTTGGATTACAATGATGGAGAATCGCCTTAGTCCAATAAACGATTTATTAAAAGAGAAAGGGATATTCTGTATCACAATTGATGATTACGAGTATAGCAACTTGTATAAATTGTTGGAGCAAATAGTCTTAGAAAAGAAACTTAGAACAACAATCATTGAGTATAACTTTAGGGGAAGAGTCAAGTCAAACTTTGCAATAACCCACGAGTATGGTATTTGGGGGATATATCAGGATCAGGATTTGATAACTAAACTCAGATCCACTGCTGATGACATCAAAAGGAATTTAAGACGAACAGGAAGTGGTTCTAGGAGATTTGAATCTCCGTCAATGTTCTATGGAATTGAAGTTGATAATAAGTCATTAGAGATTTTAGAAGTTCATGATGCGATTGGTGAAAATGAACAGATCCCTAAACATAATTCTTCTTCTACCACAATGGTTTGGCCAATCGATGATGACGGTATTGAGCGTAGATGGTATTATGGAATAAAAAGAGTAAGGGAAGAAAAAAACGACACCGTTTATGCAAAAAAAATAAAAGGCAAAATTCACATTCATTACACTAAAGAAGGAAAACCAATAAGACGTAAAGCTGTATGGAACGGCAAAACTTATGATGCAAGTACTTATGGTTCGGAAGTTATAAATAATCTATTTGGGATCACAGAGCTAAAACAATTTGACTTCCCAAAAAGTATTTATGCTGTAAAAGACTCCCTTGAAGCTATGACATATAAACCAAATGCATGGTTTATGGATTATTTCGGGGGGTCAGGCACTACATTCCATGCTACTTTATTAATGAATAATGACGACAATGGAACAAGGCAGTGTTTTTTAATGGAACAAGGTAAATACGTAGAGTCAGTAATTGTTCCTAGGATAAAGAAAGTTGCTTATTCAGTCAATTGGGCAAAAGGTGTAGTCACTGACCAAAATAATGGACCAGGTTGTTTCTTCAAGTACCAACGCCTAGAGCAATACGAAGAAGCCTTAGAAAACATTGCATTCAATGCTTCAGAAGATGCCGTACAAAAGGCTTTGGAGTTTGAGCAGTATATCCCTAAATACTTTTTAGAGTTTGAAACAAAAGGCAGCCAAACCCTAGTAAATACAGCCGCCATGCAAAACCCTTGGGATTACAAGCTCAAGGTATGGGATGGCTTTACCTATGATACCGAGCAGGCCGTTGATTTGGTAGAAACCTTCAACTATCTCATAGGGCTACACATGCAAAAATGCATCACCAAAGAACTGAACGAAAAGAAATATCAATTCATTTATGGACATAACAATGCCAATAAAAACATATTGGTAGTGTGGCGCTCTGTAAAAGAGTGGAGCGTAGAAGATTTTAAAGCAGATGCAGCCACATTGAAAAAAGAAATCAAAGCTTTTGAGTATGATCTACTTTATATCAATGACCAGGCACACGTAGAAGGCTATCAATCCATTGAAGAAGTATTCAAAAATAAAATGCTCTCATAACCATGCAACTAGAAAAACAACTTGTCCTTTTTAGATACATCTTGCATCAGTTAGGTTATAAAGCCTTTGAAGACTTGCGAGATGAGTTTAACAACAAAGAGTCAGGCACTAGCTCAACGGGTTACACCTATTTTGCCAGTGCTTTAATGTCTAACTCAGACAAACTCATTGAAGATCGAGCTATACAACAATACGATGAAGCCATCCAGGGATATGAGAAAAAACTCCGTGAAAACCGCGCAGAACCTTTTCTCACCTTCAAATACTATCAATGGTTTGCCTTGCTATTTACCGAGTACTTTTTTGACCAATACAGCAACAATTCAAATCAACTAATTGCTAAGCTCAATGACTATGCTGAAGGAAGCAAAGACTTTAAGCAAATAGAAGCCTACACAGAAAAAAACTTGAAGAAACTGGCTTATTGGATGGCCACCGGTAGTGGTAAAACGCTATTGATGCATTGCAACTATTGGCAAATCACCAACTACTTCAAAGAATGGGAAAACATCATTCTCATAACTCCAAATGAAGGTTTAAGCAGGCAACATTATGAAAGTTGCGTTGAAAGTGGTATTCCTGTAAAGCTCTATTCGGGAAGTGAAGAAAGCCTAAAAACCAAAGAAGGTGAAATTCTCATTTTAGAGATTACCAAATTGGTTAAAGACAAGGAAGGAGAAGGTGTAAGTGTTGATGTAGATTACTTCTCAGAGTCAAAGAACTTAGTATTCATAGATGAAGGACACAAGGGCAGTAAATCTGATGAGCAAACATGGAAATCATTAAGAGAATATCTTGCTCGTGGAAAAGATTCATTCACTTTTGAATATTCAGCAACATTTGGACAGGTTATTACCAACAAGAATAAGTTTCTCTTTAATGAATATGCTAAATCCATCATTTTTGATTATTCCTATCGCCATTTTTATACAGATGGTTATGGCAAGGACTTTAGTGTATTCAACCTCGATACCAGGAATGAGTACAGCGAAGAACAAAACAAGCTACTGTTAACAGCTAGTTTATTGGGTTATTACGAGCAGCTTGAGCTGTTTGAGAGATATGAGAAAGAGCTGCGCCAATACAACATCGAGAAGCCCCTTTGGGTATTTGTTGGAAGCCGAGTGATTGGTTCGGGTAAGACAAAATCAGATAAATCCACAGTTTCGGATGTCTCCCGAATTATTGAATTTTTCAAGTATGCCTTGTCTTCACCAACTGCCCTACAAGCAGATATTGATAAAATACTTTTCGATTCTACAGGGTTAAGAGATGGAGACGGCAATGATATTTTCAAAGGGCAATTTGAGCATCTTAAAAAGTTCAAACCAATTGCTGAAACTATTCTTAGTAAGGTGTTCAATGGTATTGGAAACATAGAAGCATTTCAGGTAAAGCAAGCCGAAGGTGAGATAGCGTTAAAAACCAAGACAAGCGACCAATACTTTGCTGTTATCAATATTGGTGATGTCTCTAAGTACGCAAAAACACTTGAAGCCGATACTGATGGAGAATTAACCATACAGGATGATAACTTCTCCAATTCGTTGTTTCAAGCCATATCAGAAACCAATTCTACCATCAATATTCTCATTGGATCTAAAAAGTTTATTGAAGGGTGGAATTCGTGGAGAGTTTCAAGCATGGGTTTAATGAATATGGGTAAGAATGAAGGTGCTCAAATTATTCAGTTATTTGGTCGTGGTGTTCGTCTAAAAGGTAAAAACTTATCCTTGAAACGTGAAGAAGCCAATGCGCCTTACCATATCCGAGCATTACAAACCATTTCTATTATGGGCTTGAATGCTTCATACATGAATCGCTTCTTAACTGAAATAGAAAAAGAAGTACCGGATTACACCGATATATCTATTGAAATAAAACTAAACCATGAAGACCTGTGGGATGGGAAAATAATGACCTTCAAAAAACAGGAAGATAAGTCCTTTAAGGATGAGTTGATTGAATTAGAATACAACTCAGACGTAGCCAACAGAGTCACAATTGATATGCGAAATAAAATCAGCATAGCAGCAGGTGGTTTCAACAGTCAGGTAGCAGAAGGTGAGGTAGATTATCAAGAGAATTTCCTGAAAGAATTTCGAGACTTCATCGACTATAATGCCCTTTCATTAGAAGCAAATAGATATAAGTTGTTGAAAGGTTTTTACAATCTTATTATTAAACACTCTGTGCTATCTCAGCTGATAGAAAGTGGTGGCTTCAATCTACTAAGCCATAAAGGTCAATTTACTATCAATGAAGCGGTTTCAGGTAAAATTCAAAGAGTAGCTTTGAGCTTAGTAAAAGATTACATTAATAAGTTCTATGCTGATAAAGAAAAGGCATTCCTTTCTAAGTATCTCACATATGACATGCTTTCATTTCAGAAGCATAAGGCAATGTTCCCAGCATCACAAACTATGATTGTGAAAGTGCCTAAAAAGCATGATTCATTCATCAAGGAATTAGAAAACAAGATCAAAGTAATGGTGAAGAAAGATGATAATACACTTCCTTCAATTCACTTTGATAAACACCTTTATTCACCCATTGCATCTATATCTGATGGCAAAAAATTTAAGGAGATTAAGACTATCCCAGTAAGATTGAATAGTGGTGAAAGAGACTTTGTTAATCACTTGCGCGAGTTTGTAAGGGAATCTGGTATGTTCATGGGTAAACAGCTTTTTCTTCTTCGTAACCTATCTGTTAAGGGTATAGGCTTCTTTATGGATAGCTCATCTTTCTACCCAGATTTTATTTTGTGGGTAGTTGATGGCTCAAAACAGTACATCTACTTTCTTGATCCCAAAGGAATTCTATTGGGAGACAATCATTTTAACAACCCAAAAATTCTTTGGTGCAAGGAAGACGTCGTAAC harbors:
- a CDS encoding DEAD/DEAH box helicase family protein encodes the protein MQLEKQLVLFRYILHQLGYKAFEDLRDEFNNKESGTSSTGYTYFASALMSNSDKLIEDRAIQQYDEAIQGYEKKLRENRAEPFLTFKYYQWFALLFTEYFFDQYSNNSNQLIAKLNDYAEGSKDFKQIEAYTEKNLKKLAYWMATGSGKTLLMHCNYWQITNYFKEWENIILITPNEGLSRQHYESCVESGIPVKLYSGSEESLKTKEGEILILEITKLVKDKEGEGVSVDVDYFSESKNLVFIDEGHKGSKSDEQTWKSLREYLARGKDSFTFEYSATFGQVITNKNKFLFNEYAKSIIFDYSYRHFYTDGYGKDFSVFNLDTRNEYSEEQNKLLLTASLLGYYEQLELFERYEKELRQYNIEKPLWVFVGSRVIGSGKTKSDKSTVSDVSRIIEFFKYALSSPTALQADIDKILFDSTGLRDGDGNDIFKGQFEHLKKFKPIAETILSKVFNGIGNIEAFQVKQAEGEIALKTKTSDQYFAVINIGDVSKYAKTLEADTDGELTIQDDNFSNSLFQAISETNSTINILIGSKKFIEGWNSWRVSSMGLMNMGKNEGAQIIQLFGRGVRLKGKNLSLKREEANAPYHIRALQTISIMGLNASYMNRFLTEIEKEVPDYTDISIEIKLNHEDLWDGKIMTFKKQEDKSFKDELIELEYNSDVANRVTIDMRNKISIAAGGFNSQVAEGEVDYQENFLKEFRDFIDYNALSLEANRYKLLKGFYNLIIKHSVLSQLIESGGFNLLSHKGQFTINEAVSGKIQRVALSLVKDYINKFYADKEKAFLSKYLTYDMLSFQKHKAMFPASQTMIVKVPKKHDSFIKELENKIKVMVKKDDNTLPSIHFDKHLYSPIASISDGKKFKEIKTIPVRLNSGERDFVNHLREFVRESGMFMGKQLFLLRNLSVKGIGFFMDSSSFYPDFILWVVDGSKQYIYFLDPKGILLGDNHFNNPKILWCKEDVVTLENKIQQQLKDDKKEVEVSISGFILSVTPFEKVRKNWGDGSGTTRDDFAKNKVLFIENNKEYLSLIFKNLTRAERV
- a CDS encoding DNA methyltransferase — encoded protein: MSKNNTSLKQLKSFLNQLFQFDSQDLDFGVYKILHYKKKEIANFIDQLLVDKVKAELQTLSADETKQVQDQITEMEKSTSLKKWLEAVDKKDETRLAIYEEDYKGEIAQYKDLKAKVTDSSVSIETENQIYNHLTLFFSRYYDKGDFISKRRFGKNEKYVVPYNGEETHFHWANQDQYYIKSSETFNQYAFKIPSPEGEIIVNFKLTDAQLEQGNVKESDKNYFILSEKKAETNKEDATFFFEYRPLTDKEKKKIKGNSKQDTLDEIAFDFLKKKFSSNPVFANLWKEQEDKPLLLKKLQHYTRKNKHDFFIHKNLKGFLERELDYYIKSELVNVDDLYVTDTDSHFDRLKHNLKTIKVFKSIADTIITFVSQIEDFQKKLWEKKKFVLSTEWVITIDRLVDYVGEEAAKPILEEVIKNEKQVAEWKKLYNQGDIGKSKEYNKLSIDTVNFSPDFKERLLSLLSLNINLEESSNGLVLNSDNFHGTRLTEEKLYRRLDGLYLDPPYNTNATVIIYKNGFKDSSWITMMENRLSPINDLLKEKGIFCITIDDYEYSNLYKLLEQIVLEKKLRTTIIEYNFRGRVKSNFAITHEYGIWGIYQDQDLITKLRSTADDIKRNLRRTGSGSRRFESPSMFYGIEVDNKSLEILEVHDAIGENEQIPKHNSSSTTMVWPIDDDGIERRWYYGIKRVREEKNDTVYAKKIKGKIHIHYTKEGKPIRRKAVWNGKTYDASTYGSEVINNLFGITELKQFDFPKSIYAVKDSLEAMTYKPNAWFMDYFGGSGTTFHATLLMNNDDNGTRQCFLMEQGKYVESVIVPRIKKVAYSVNWAKGVVTDQNNGPGCFFKYQRLEQYEEALENIAFNASEDAVQKALEFEQYIPKYFLEFETKGSQTLVNTAAMQNPWDYKLKVWDGFTYDTEQAVDLVETFNYLIGLHMQKCITKELNEKKYQFIYGHNNANKNILVVWRSVKEWSVEDFKADAATLKKEIKAFEYDLLYINDQAHVEGYQSIEEVFKNKMLS